From a single Sediminibacterium sp. KACHI17 genomic region:
- a CDS encoding serine hydrolase domain-containing protein, which yields MKAIQTRDSVSMYSFFADVPVTWVGVWKPVTQKQRLQKDEKALGYKVSDYKTWFRSVSASGFKEEKFRNPVIVTDESVGSVTFDYSFWVNGKKGNWGKESWGLIKENDEWKIASVLFSMDLESVNSERDDSHLVREIKNERMEAYMQSILSDTHFQGAVLVAKGDSVIHHAAYGMFDVEKGIPNTIRTQFLIGSLTKSFVAVAMMKLVEEEKVDFYAPIAIYLPGLKKELSDGVTIHHLMKQQSGLEASFDNLTKYEIMDITPAELLTIINTSKRSFKPGEKYQYTNINFALLAMIIEAVTGTNYQQYLQQSIFEKAEMQYTGIERLIDVPANRAIGYRKVNGIFRRVHNSVAYAFGAGDIYSTVFDLFKWKKKLTRLALINGRSLSTMFDGAGKDWGYYGYGFRIQPYQSLQEGKGSGDLIRHGGTMNGFISNFHYYRNDDLTVIVLSNYRDIPIRRITYQLKELALGFGADERKNKYEE from the coding sequence ATGAAAGCCATTCAAACCCGTGATTCAGTTAGTATGTATTCTTTTTTTGCCGATGTTCCTGTAACATGGGTAGGTGTATGGAAACCCGTTACACAAAAGCAACGACTGCAGAAAGATGAAAAAGCATTGGGATACAAAGTGTCTGACTATAAAACATGGTTCAGGTCTGTCTCTGCATCAGGGTTTAAAGAAGAAAAATTTCGCAACCCCGTGATAGTGACAGATGAATCGGTTGGGTCTGTAACATTTGATTATAGTTTTTGGGTGAATGGTAAAAAAGGAAATTGGGGAAAGGAGAGCTGGGGGCTTATTAAAGAAAATGATGAATGGAAAATTGCCAGCGTTTTGTTTTCGATGGATCTCGAATCTGTAAATAGTGAAAGGGATGATAGTCATTTGGTCCGTGAAATTAAAAATGAAAGGATGGAAGCCTATATGCAATCCATTCTAAGCGATACTCATTTCCAAGGAGCAGTACTAGTGGCTAAAGGGGATTCAGTGATACATCATGCTGCATATGGGATGTTTGATGTTGAGAAGGGGATACCCAATACAATTCGTACACAATTTTTAATCGGATCATTAACTAAATCTTTTGTAGCAGTTGCGATGATGAAACTGGTAGAAGAGGAAAAAGTGGATTTCTATGCTCCCATCGCCATCTATCTGCCAGGGTTAAAAAAAGAGCTATCAGATGGGGTGACCATTCATCACTTGATGAAACAACAGTCTGGGCTTGAAGCAAGTTTTGATAACCTCACTAAGTATGAAATAATGGATATTACTCCGGCAGAATTACTTACGATAATAAATACATCCAAAAGAAGTTTTAAGCCGGGTGAAAAATACCAGTATACGAACATCAATTTTGCTTTATTGGCTATGATTATTGAAGCAGTAACAGGTACAAATTATCAGCAGTATTTACAGCAATCTATCTTTGAGAAAGCGGAGATGCAGTATACAGGTATAGAGCGGTTGATAGATGTACCCGCTAACAGGGCAATCGGATATAGAAAAGTGAATGGGATTTTTAGAAGGGTGCATAATTCAGTTGCGTATGCTTTTGGAGCAGGAGATATCTACTCAACAGTATTTGATCTTTTCAAGTGGAAAAAAAAGCTGACTCGATTAGCGTTAATCAACGGACGAAGTCTCTCAACAATGTTTGATGGAGCAGGAAAAGATTGGGGTTACTATGGCTATGGCTTCCGTATTCAACCTTATCAAAGTTTACAAGAAGGAAAGGGTAGTGGAGACCTGATCAGACATGGTGGTACCATGAATGGGTTTATTTCCAATTTTCATTATTACCGTAATGATGATCTGACTGTTATTGTACTATCTAATTATAGAGATATTCCTATCCGTCGAATTACTTATCAACTCAAAGAATTGGCATTAGGTTTTGGGGCAGACGAAAGAAAAAATAAATACGAAGAGTAA